A single window of Coffea eugenioides isolate CCC68of unplaced genomic scaffold, Ceug_1.0 ScVebR1_3094;HRSCAF=4241, whole genome shotgun sequence DNA harbors:
- the LOC113757457 gene encoding uncharacterized protein LOC113757457 gives MEEEGRIRGDLEVTLTPSILIKSNLPPFPCRLEKTKKAEKQKEILDVFRKVEINIPLLDAIKQVPKYAKFLKNLCTHKRKLRGDERVAVGENVSAILQRKLPPKCGDLGMFTIPCKIGDTPIRKAMLDLGASINVMSKIIYASLNLGLLKETAITMQLTDRINAYPEGLIEDVLVQVNELVFPADFYILDMGDEKSLNPSPILLGRPFLSTVRTKIDVNEGILSMKFDGAKVNFNIFEMMKYPEKSNSVFALSVIEPIVQEIFEMDGKDALEVALTKPLELGVALNVDMRDELHHAVEALHSLPTMPPRYELISLFVLEIQTKLLLSIVQAPELELKPLPKHPKYAFLGDRETLPVIISAHLSPS, from the coding sequence ATGGAAGAAGAAGGACGCATTCGTGGAGACCTTGAGGTAACTCTTACTCCATCAATACTCATTAAATCTAATTTACCTCCTTTTCCATGCAGGTTGGAGAAGACGAAGAAGGCTGAGAAACAAAAGGAGATCCTGGATGTATTTCGAAAAGTGGAGATCAACATCCCCTTGTTGGATGCAATTAAGCAAGTACCAAAGTACGCAAAATTCCTTAAGAATTTATGCACTCATAAGAGGAAGTTGAGAGGGGACGAACGAGTAGCGGTGGGAGAAAACGTATCAGCCATACTCCAAAGAAAACTTCCACCCAAGTGTGGGGATCTAGGTATGTTTACGATCCCTTGCAAAATAGGAGATACACCGATTAGAAAAGCAATGTTAGATTTAGGGGCGTCAATCAACGTGATGTCAAAAATCATTTATGCTTCTCTAAATCTTGGGCTATTAAAAGAAACGGCCATCACAATGCAACTAACTGACCGCATCAATGCTTATCCGGAGGGGCTGATTGAGGATGTTTTGGTTCAGGTAAATGAGTTAGTTTTTCCAGCAGATTTTTATATCCTAGATATGGGAGATGAAAAGTCGTTAAATCCGTCACCTATTTTGTTAGGTAGACCGTTTCTTAGCACTGTTAGGACTAAAATAGATGTGAATGAGGGTATTTTatcaatgaaatttgatggtgCAAAAgtaaatttcaatatttttgagATGATGAAATATCCAGAGAAATCTAACTCAGTCTTTGCTTTGAGTGTTATTGAGCCCATTGTAcaagaaatttttgaaatggATGGTAAAGACGCATTGGAAGTGGCCTTGACCAAGCCTCTTGAATTGGGTGTAGCTCTTAATGTGGATATGAGGGATGAGTTGCACCATGCAGTAGAAGCATTACACTCACTTCCAACCATGCCCCCAAGGTATGAGCTTATTTCTCTTTTTGTGCTAGAAATTCAGACAAAGTTGCTTCTTTCAATTGTGCAGGCACCGGAGTTAGAACTTAAGCCGCTCCCGAAACATCCAAAGTATGCATTCTTGGGAGACCGAGAGACGCTTCCGGTGATCATTTCTGCACACCTATCTCCAAGTTAA